The DNA window TCTCTTACCGCTGCCATTTTTCACCTCTCAATCAAGAATCTGAGTAACAACTCCAGCTCCCACAGTCCTTCCTCCTTCCCTTATAGCAAACCTGAGACCTTCCTCCATCGCTACAGGCTGTATGAGTTCTACCTCAAGCTCCACATTATCCCCT is part of the Hydrogenobacter sp. genome and encodes:
- the tuf gene encoding elongation factor Tu (EF-Tu; promotes GTP-dependent binding of aminoacyl-tRNA to the A-site of ribosomes during protein biosynthesis; when the tRNA anticodon matches the mRNA codon, GTP hydrolysis results; the inactive EF-Tu-GDP leaves the ribosome and release of GDP is promoted by elongation factor Ts; many prokaryotes have two copies of the gene encoding EF-Tu); protein product: GDNVELEVELIQPVAMEEGLRFAIREGGRTVGAGVVTQILD